One genomic segment of Salinigranum rubrum includes these proteins:
- a CDS encoding MarR family transcriptional regulator, which produces MAGSDEESLDDLPPSAKLVFKVLEYNGPLTQKGIVEESMLSARTVRYALERLEGIGIVDEDVYFADARQNLYQLNETADEFKSGEEADAEACAAE; this is translated from the coding sequence ATGGCTGGATCCGACGAGGAGAGTCTCGACGACCTCCCACCGAGCGCGAAACTCGTGTTCAAAGTTCTCGAATACAACGGCCCACTCACCCAGAAGGGAATCGTCGAGGAATCGATGCTGTCGGCCCGGACGGTTCGATACGCCCTCGAACGCCTGGAGGGCATCGGCATCGTCGACGAGGACGTCTACTTCGCCGACGCCCGGCAGAACCTCTACCAACTCAACGAGACCGCCGACGAGTTCAAAAGCGGCGAGGAAGCCGACGCCGAAGCCTGCGCCGCCGAGTAA
- a CDS encoding EMC6-like membrane protein — MATETQTGLSKHLRGVTVTTLACLAGVAAAVVSGVVVGTDPASATNRLTLGVLAGFIALQLPVLRVVGVDVSDFGAKDYLYVGFMTFSLWFITFAIMLTAGVTL, encoded by the coding sequence ATGGCTACGGAAACGCAGACCGGCCTCTCCAAACATCTCCGGGGAGTGACCGTCACCACGCTCGCCTGTCTGGCAGGCGTCGCGGCGGCGGTCGTGTCGGGCGTCGTCGTCGGGACGGACCCAGCGTCGGCCACGAACCGGCTGACGCTCGGCGTCCTCGCCGGCTTCATCGCCCTGCAGCTTCCCGTCCTGCGCGTCGTCGGGGTGGACGTCTCCGACTTCGGGGCGAAGGACTACCTCTACGTCGGCTTCATGACGTTCAGCCTGTGGTTCATCACCTTCGCGATCATGCTCACCGCGGGCGTGACCCTCTGA
- a CDS encoding ribosome biogenesis/translation initiation ATPase RLI, translated as MADDSIAVVDLDRCQPDRCNYECAKYCPPNRTGKDCIVTRGDHYEEDEPYEGDPDQIRISEEICLGETCGICVEKCPFDAIEIINLPTELDEDPVHRYGENAFALYGLPVPDAGTVTGILGPNGIGKSTAVHILADELVPNLGNYGDEPGWEPVLDRYRGSGLQNYIEALLDDEVTVARKPQYVDQIPKQFDGKTNELLAATDERGVLDELVDRLGIRPVIDQPIDTLSGGELQRVALAATLARDRDFYFLDEITPYLDIGQRVTAARLIQELAETEDRAILVVEHDLAILDLLADSLHIGYGRPGAFGVITDPKSVRNGINEYLKGYLTNENMRIRPDAITFEEHAPRETTKSAPLVEYPSLEKSYGEGEFSLGVEGGTIYHSEVLGIVGPNGIGKSTLAKLFAGELEPDTGELDFRLDIAYKPQYIEIDQPMRVDAFLSSITSDFGSSLWKTEIAGPLQLERIMEQNLSDLSGGERQRVAIAATLSEDADLYVLDEPSAHLDVEQRVRATTAIRRYAENHDATVMVIDHDIYMIDLLADRLMVFDGEPAVEGHAETPQEMREGMNDFLSDLDITFRRDERTGRPRINKPDSQLDRKQKKAGEYYYAP; from the coding sequence ATGGCCGACGACAGCATCGCGGTGGTCGACCTCGACCGCTGCCAGCCCGACCGGTGTAACTACGAGTGCGCGAAGTACTGCCCGCCCAACCGCACGGGGAAGGACTGCATCGTCACCCGCGGCGACCACTACGAAGAGGACGAACCGTACGAGGGCGACCCCGACCAGATCAGGATTTCCGAGGAGATCTGTCTCGGGGAGACCTGCGGCATCTGCGTGGAGAAGTGTCCGTTCGACGCCATCGAGATCATCAACCTCCCGACCGAACTGGACGAAGACCCCGTCCACCGCTACGGCGAGAACGCCTTCGCGCTCTACGGGTTACCGGTCCCCGACGCGGGCACCGTCACGGGCATCCTGGGACCGAACGGCATCGGGAAGTCGACGGCGGTCCACATCCTCGCGGACGAACTCGTCCCCAATCTGGGTAACTACGGCGACGAACCCGGGTGGGAGCCGGTCCTCGACCGCTACCGCGGCTCGGGATTGCAGAACTACATCGAGGCGCTCTTGGACGACGAGGTGACCGTCGCCCGCAAGCCGCAGTACGTCGACCAGATTCCCAAGCAGTTCGACGGCAAGACGAACGAACTCCTCGCCGCCACGGACGAGCGGGGCGTCCTCGACGAACTCGTCGACCGCCTCGGCATTCGGCCCGTCATCGACCAGCCCATCGACACCCTCTCGGGAGGGGAACTTCAGCGGGTCGCGCTCGCGGCAACTCTGGCGAGAGACCGCGACTTCTACTTCCTCGACGAGATTACCCCCTACCTCGACATCGGTCAGCGCGTCACCGCCGCCCGCCTCATCCAGGAACTGGCCGAGACCGAGGACCGGGCCATCCTCGTCGTCGAACACGACCTCGCCATCCTGGATCTCCTGGCGGATTCGCTCCACATCGGCTACGGCCGACCGGGCGCGTTCGGTGTCATCACCGACCCCAAGAGCGTCCGGAACGGCATCAACGAGTACCTCAAGGGCTACCTGACCAACGAGAACATGCGCATTCGGCCCGACGCCATCACGTTCGAGGAACACGCCCCGCGAGAGACGACGAAGAGCGCGCCCCTCGTGGAGTACCCCTCGCTCGAAAAGTCGTACGGCGAGGGAGAGTTCTCGCTCGGCGTCGAGGGCGGGACCATCTACCACTCCGAGGTGCTGGGCATCGTCGGCCCGAACGGCATCGGGAAGTCCACCCTGGCGAAGCTGTTCGCCGGCGAACTCGAACCCGACACGGGCGAACTCGACTTCCGACTCGACATCGCCTACAAGCCCCAGTACATCGAGATCGACCAGCCGATGCGCGTCGACGCCTTCTTGTCCTCCATCACGAGCGACTTCGGCTCCTCGCTGTGGAAGACCGAAATCGCCGGACCGCTCCAGCTAGAGCGGATCATGGAGCAGAACCTCTCGGACCTCTCCGGCGGGGAGCGCCAGCGCGTCGCCATCGCCGCCACCCTCTCTGAGGACGCGGACCTCTACGTGCTGGACGAGCCCTCGGCGCACCTCGACGTCGAACAACGGGTGAGAGCGACCACCGCGATTCGACGCTACGCGGAGAACCACGACGCGACCGTGATGGTCATCGACCACGACATCTACATGATCGACCTGCTGGCGGACCGGCTGATGGTGTTCGACGGCGAACCCGCCGTCGAGGGTCACGCCGAGACGCCCCAGGAGATGCGCGAGGGCATGAACGACTTCCTCTCGGACCTCGACATCACCTTCCGCCGCGACGAGCGGACGGGCCGTCCCCGCATCAACAAGCCCGACTCCCAGCTCGACCGGAAACAGAAGAAGGCGGGCGAGTACTACTACGCGCCCTGA
- the rtcA gene encoding RNA 3'-terminal phosphate cyclase, giving the protein MTPLELDGSDGGGQLVRTALTLSCLGGQPFEMTGVRADRPNPGLRPQHLACVDAAAALTGATVEGADAGSERLTFAPAHAPRGDVAVDVGTAGSVALVFDTVLPFAAEIDEPITLTASGGTDVKWAPTFDFFRGVKLPLLARVGLAAAVRLERRGFYPTGGGRATLHVAPSSLRPLSCDTRGDLVASAHAVAARNLADAEVCERALDRVRERLSVPLVETHATYAETDCPGFALLLSVAGETRAGFDALGEKGVPAEHVADEAVDAFESWRQGPGAVDGYLADQLVLPLALAGGVVTAPHWTSHLRTNLSLVDAFGHDLRTRADGAGVTVERE; this is encoded by the coding sequence GTGACGCCGCTCGAACTCGACGGCTCCGACGGCGGCGGCCAACTCGTCCGGACGGCGCTGACGCTGTCCTGTCTCGGCGGACAGCCGTTCGAGATGACCGGCGTCCGCGCGGACCGGCCGAACCCCGGTCTCCGACCACAGCACCTCGCCTGCGTCGACGCCGCGGCGGCGCTCACCGGGGCGACGGTCGAAGGGGCCGACGCGGGATCAGAGCGCCTGACGTTCGCCCCGGCGCACGCACCGCGAGGTGACGTGGCCGTCGACGTCGGCACCGCCGGCAGCGTCGCGCTCGTCTTCGACACCGTCCTCCCGTTCGCCGCGGAAATCGACGAACCGATCACCCTCACCGCGAGCGGGGGCACCGACGTGAAGTGGGCGCCGACGTTCGACTTCTTTCGAGGCGTCAAGCTCCCGTTGCTCGCTCGCGTCGGCCTCGCGGCGGCGGTGCGTCTGGAACGACGCGGCTTCTACCCCACCGGAGGTGGACGGGCGACCCTCCACGTGGCCCCCTCGTCGCTCCGACCGCTCTCGTGTGACACCCGTGGGGACCTCGTCGCGAGCGCCCACGCCGTCGCCGCGCGCAACCTCGCCGACGCCGAGGTCTGCGAGCGCGCGCTCGACCGAGTTCGAGAACGGCTGTCCGTCCCCCTGGTCGAGACGCACGCGACGTACGCCGAGACCGACTGCCCCGGCTTCGCGCTCCTGCTCTCGGTCGCCGGCGAGACGCGGGCGGGGTTCGACGCGCTCGGCGAGAAGGGAGTGCCCGCGGAGCACGTCGCCGACGAAGCCGTCGACGCGTTCGAGTCGTGGCGCCAGGGGCCAGGAGCCGTCGACGGGTACCTCGCCGACCAACTCGTCCTCCCGCTGGCGCTCGCGGGTGGGGTCGTCACCGCGCCGCACTGGACGTCACACCTCCGGACGAACCTGTCGCTGGTCGACGCCTTCGGCCACGACCTGCGGACGCGGGCGGACGGCGCGGGCGTCACGGTCGAACGAGAGTGA
- a CDS encoding universal stress protein produces MTFLVAVDGSEASDNALAHATDLAGRLGESLLVVTAVEPAVVDVGGDEPDGFDDAAGRLVAEAVEDAEVDAERALESAREYATEAGVEVETELLYGPPLQVIPNVTERADVEGLFVGHRGLTGKYEGLVGSVAKGLVERSRVPVTVVR; encoded by the coding sequence ATGACGTTTCTCGTTGCAGTCGACGGATCGGAGGCGAGCGACAACGCCCTCGCGCACGCGACCGACCTCGCCGGACGCCTCGGAGAGAGCCTCCTCGTGGTCACCGCGGTGGAACCGGCCGTCGTCGACGTCGGCGGCGACGAACCGGACGGCTTCGACGACGCCGCCGGGCGACTCGTGGCGGAGGCGGTCGAGGACGCCGAGGTCGACGCCGAGCGCGCTCTCGAATCTGCGCGAGAGTACGCGACCGAAGCGGGCGTCGAGGTCGAGACCGAACTGCTGTACGGGCCGCCGCTACAGGTCATCCCGAACGTGACCGAGCGCGCGGACGTCGAGGGGCTCTTCGTCGGGCATCGCGGCCTCACGGGCAAGTACGAGGGGCTCGTCGGCAGCGTCGCCAAGGGCCTCGTCGAACGCTCGCGCGTCCCCGTGACCGTCGTCCGGTGA
- a CDS encoding protein-tyrosine phosphatase family protein, giving the protein MDHVTDSLLVGDADDASDHAALRAEGVTAVLSLTHDSPARPATGYAVLDRPLIDGPRHDAADFATAVDDLRSLLAEGERVLVHCSAGASRSVAVAAAALALVDGVESATALERVSTTRGVSGPHPALADRVRQYVASERVSG; this is encoded by the coding sequence GTGGACCACGTCACTGATTCGCTGCTCGTCGGCGACGCGGACGACGCGAGTGACCACGCCGCGCTTCGGGCCGAAGGCGTCACCGCCGTCCTCTCGTTGACGCACGACTCGCCGGCGCGGCCCGCCACGGGCTACGCCGTGCTCGACCGCCCGCTGATCGACGGCCCCCGACACGACGCCGCGGACTTCGCGACGGCGGTCGACGACCTCCGGTCGCTCCTCGCAGAGGGCGAGCGGGTGCTCGTCCACTGTTCGGCGGGGGCCTCCCGGAGCGTCGCCGTCGCCGCGGCGGCGCTCGCGCTGGTCGACGGAGTCGAGAGCGCGACGGCGCTCGAACGGGTCAGTACGACACGCGGGGTGTCGGGACCCCACCCCGCGCTGGCCGACCGGGTGCGGCAGTACGTCGCGAGTGAGCGGGTGAGCGGGTGA
- a CDS encoding archaemetzincin family Zn-dependent metalloprotease has product MLVDIVPIGGVPAQVKREASAGLRSVYDCDVTVHEEQSLPDGAYDRSRNQYRAEEFIELASRVGSAEKNIGITTQDLYYRRRNYVFGLAYLNGNGSVISTARLQTTSDGGISTKPSSEVFADRVRKEVVHEIGHTLGLEHCDNSKCVMSFSPTVREVDVKEENLCGTCSRLVR; this is encoded by the coding sequence ATGCTCGTCGACATCGTGCCGATCGGGGGCGTCCCCGCGCAGGTCAAACGGGAGGCCTCCGCCGGACTCCGGTCCGTCTACGACTGCGACGTGACCGTCCACGAGGAGCAGTCGCTCCCCGACGGCGCGTACGATCGCAGTCGAAACCAGTACCGGGCCGAGGAGTTCATCGAACTCGCCTCCCGGGTCGGCTCCGCCGAGAAGAACATCGGTATCACGACTCAGGACCTCTACTACCGACGCCGAAACTACGTCTTCGGACTCGCGTATCTCAACGGCAACGGCTCCGTCATCTCGACCGCCCGCCTCCAGACCACCTCCGACGGCGGCATCTCCACGAAGCCCTCCAGCGAAGTGTTCGCCGACCGCGTCCGCAAGGAGGTCGTCCACGAGATCGGCCACACGCTCGGCCTCGAACACTGCGACAACTCCAAGTGCGTCATGTCCTTCTCGCCGACGGTTCGCGAGGTCGACGTCAAGGAGGAGAACCTCTGCGGTACCTGCTCTCGACTCGTCCGCTGA
- a CDS encoding UPF0146 family protein, protein MTRRTTAALADYLSRYGRVVEVGIGRRTDVAATLVDRGTEVTATDVHPRPVPDGVRFVRDDIVVRAERDAPPGPPYAVDAVYALNLPPELHRPTRDVAHAAGADFLFTTLGGDPPTVPVERVTLDTEAGVETLYVSRHDGSKTVR, encoded by the coding sequence GTGACTCGTCGGACGACCGCCGCTCTCGCCGATTATCTCTCCCGATACGGCCGGGTCGTCGAGGTCGGCATCGGTCGGCGAACCGACGTCGCCGCGACGCTCGTCGACCGAGGGACCGAGGTGACCGCGACGGACGTTCATCCCCGACCGGTCCCCGACGGTGTCCGGTTCGTCCGCGACGACATCGTCGTCCGCGCCGAGCGCGACGCGCCACCGGGACCGCCGTACGCGGTCGACGCCGTCTACGCGCTCAACCTCCCGCCCGAACTCCACCGTCCGACGCGGGACGTCGCCCACGCCGCGGGTGCGGACTTCCTCTTCACCACGCTCGGCGGCGACCCCCCTACCGTTCCGGTCGAACGGGTGACGCTCGATACGGAGGCCGGAGTGGAGACGCTGTACGTCTCACGACACGACGGGTCGAAGACGGTGCGTTAA
- a CDS encoding thiol-disulfide oxidoreductase DCC family protein, protein MTERTGNADDPAVGSDSDAGDDTGGENTASVGDASTGGSADVSRGGDSDVDLAAVVDEGPVLLFDGVCNLCNGAVQFVIERDPEGKIRFASLQSAVGQAVLDRLDLPTGELETVVLLEGNRAYTRSAAAVRVCELLGGPYRAASVGWLLPRRVRDRLYAFVAEHRYEWFGRKDQCTMPTPELRERFVE, encoded by the coding sequence ATGACCGAGCGAACGGGGAACGCCGACGACCCGGCGGTGGGCAGCGACAGTGATGCCGGCGACGACACCGGTGGCGAAAACACGGCAAGCGTCGGCGACGCCAGTACCGGGGGAAGCGCCGACGTCAGCCGGGGGGGCGACTCCGACGTCGACCTCGCAGCGGTCGTCGACGAGGGACCGGTCCTCCTCTTCGACGGCGTCTGCAACCTCTGTAACGGCGCCGTCCAGTTCGTCATCGAGCGCGACCCCGAAGGGAAGATCAGGTTCGCGTCGTTGCAGTCGGCGGTCGGGCAGGCCGTGCTCGACCGACTCGACCTCCCGACCGGGGAGTTGGAAACGGTCGTCCTGCTCGAAGGCAACCGGGCGTACACGCGGTCGGCCGCGGCCGTCCGGGTCTGCGAACTGCTCGGCGGTCCCTACCGGGCGGCGAGCGTCGGCTGGCTCCTCCCCCGACGGGTCAGAGACCGGTTGTACGCGTTCGTCGCCGAGCACCGCTACGAGTGGTTCGGCCGGAAGGACCAGTGCACGATGCCGACGCCGGAGCTACGGGAACGGTTCGTCGAATGA
- a CDS encoding YqjF family protein, which produces MVPLAMGWRHLLFANYPVPPATVDAHLPDALTVDTFDGDAWLSVVPFTNVDVRPRGLPPTVGLDLPELNLRTYVTCDGDPGVYFFSLDAQGVLSVLGARVFHRLPYYYARISLTGDGDGGVRFVSRRLHPGDRPAHYTATYRPSGPAFESGEDPLAAFLTERYRFYTEGSDGAVRYANVDHEPWTLHPARATQETNTLFAANGFDEPSSEPVYYYSPGIDVTASRSLRWNGRNDRTSVEAEA; this is translated from the coding sequence ATGGTTCCACTCGCGATGGGCTGGCGACACCTCCTCTTCGCCAACTACCCCGTCCCGCCCGCAACCGTCGACGCACACCTCCCCGACGCCCTGACCGTCGACACGTTCGACGGCGACGCGTGGCTCTCGGTCGTCCCCTTCACCAACGTCGACGTGCGTCCGCGCGGCCTTCCCCCGACCGTGGGTCTCGACCTCCCCGAACTCAACCTCCGGACGTACGTCACCTGCGACGGCGACCCCGGCGTCTACTTCTTCAGCCTCGACGCCCAGGGCGTCCTCTCGGTCCTCGGCGCGCGCGTCTTCCACCGCCTCCCGTACTACTACGCCCGAATCTCGCTGACGGGCGACGGCGACGGCGGCGTCCGCTTCGTGAGCCGCCGTCTCCACCCCGGCGACCGCCCGGCCCACTACACGGCGACGTACCGACCGAGCGGACCGGCGTTCGAATCGGGCGAGGACCCGTTGGCGGCCTTCCTCACCGAGCGGTACCGGTTCTACACCGAGGGGTCGGACGGCGCGGTTCGGTACGCCAACGTCGACCACGAACCGTGGACGCTGCATCCGGCACGCGCCACGCAGGAGACGAACACGCTGTTCGCGGCCAACGGCTTCGATGAGCCGTCGTCGGAGCCGGTGTACTACTACAGTCCCGGCATCGACGTCACCGCCTCTCGAAGCCTCCGGTGGAACGGGAGGAACGACCGGACGAGCGTGGAGGCGGAGGCATGA
- a CDS encoding antitoxin VapB family protein: protein MANDWTSLSVRKDVYEKVKARKRGGETFNELLQRLCEQDEEADNDVSG, encoded by the coding sequence ATGGCCAACGACTGGACCAGTCTGTCCGTTCGCAAGGACGTCTATGAGAAGGTCAAGGCCAGGAAACGAGGTGGCGAAACATTCAACGAGTTGTTGCAACGGCTCTGTGAACAAGACGAAGAAGCAGATAACGATGTCTCTGGATAA
- a CDS encoding site-specific integrase, translating into MVRVDDAGDVTKCWLSPGELSTLERSAGKDGWEREIAVQLMGRCGLRASEVSYPGDDHLRYSEEGSVWLFEVRGKNTKGGDRKTRDAWMPDHVADDVHKYSRERRLDPSESWVDVSTPSVRRWVKEAGEVIAEDLDEPRWLSVSSHDLRRSWATYHLVERQVDVRTMMAIGGWSDYSAIEPYLAEPTEARIGEAMGT; encoded by the coding sequence ATGGTTCGTGTCGACGACGCGGGAGACGTCACGAAGTGCTGGCTGTCCCCTGGTGAGCTTTCGACTCTCGAGCGGTCAGCTGGGAAAGACGGTTGGGAACGAGAGATCGCAGTCCAACTGATGGGGCGATGTGGCCTTCGAGCGTCCGAAGTGAGCTACCCCGGTGACGACCACCTTCGCTACTCAGAAGAGGGCAGTGTGTGGCTGTTCGAGGTCCGCGGAAAGAACACGAAGGGTGGCGATCGTAAAACACGAGATGCTTGGATGCCCGATCACGTCGCCGACGACGTCCACAAGTACAGCCGTGAGCGGCGACTGGATCCATCGGAGTCGTGGGTCGACGTGAGTACGCCGTCGGTTCGTCGATGGGTGAAAGAAGCGGGAGAGGTGATTGCTGAGGATCTGGACGAACCACGGTGGCTGTCTGTGTCCTCGCACGACCTCAGGCGCTCGTGGGCGACGTACCACCTCGTCGAGCGGCAGGTCGACGTTCGGACGATGATGGCCATTGGTGGGTGGAGTGATTATTCAGCAATTGAACCATATCTTGCGGAACCAACCGAGGCGCGGATTGGAGAGGCAATGGGAACGTAG
- a CDS encoding DUF1156 domain-containing protein, protein MNDRRPIEVSFPIEEVNTIAEREAHAKRYYRPVYTMHKWWARRLGSVFRTMLIYALADEDMNVAGLRQATFAENNGLPEVDWDSPDSLWEYYLEDLDFDGKTVLDPFMGGGTTIVESLRMGCNAIGSELNPVAWFVVKKEVEPVNLDELDSAYNKLEEDVGQEIQDYYRTECPHCDEHADAMYYFWVDELPCRNCGENVPLFKDYRLANARSSKDSFYHVVCPDCWNVHTTDDYRTETSCPDCTHEYTPSDAGHVSRGKYTCPHCDEHPEMSIIESVKRFGRAEKSLFAVEYYCPETEKKGYKSVTEFDRELFEAAEEELGEKMDSLPIPTTERYRGSSDRARNHGYERYDQMFNDRQLLCLGKLLDGISQIEDQNVKEFLLLAFSDTTTFNNMFCEYHTSANKIQGMYKRHTITARHTPVENNVWGTDAGAATFSTEFEKMRAGKEFCLNPYEKYVEDGETKQRDGVGKIEGFVTDNPDKIGEPVGDSTDATYNVHLRCGTSEYLPIDDNSVDAVITDPPYFDNVMYSETADFYYVWLKQVLEDEYEHFTADLTPKASEIVSDPAGEDSVDTYRDKDHFVTGLTNVFDQANQKLKEGGIMAFTFHHKETEGWSTVLQSVLDAGFYVTALYPIRGEMRGSTHIHDKANIEYDMIVVCRDREEQPEEVSWRSIEDDIYFRASQEIERLEQSGSRLTQGDIFAVTMGKCLEVFSQHYPSVTHKGGTMSVEKALETIRGIVDEQLMEERVQILGDEMDTLSAIYLTYVLGRGGSISYNALNKDLRTRGIDVAELVREGLLEQEGDSLNVLGPLRRAERIENKRNPLAIDKAHYLRYLFEADKLSQQFGKWTDEGAIAALRRLADIENDDEYANIADYVAERTDTQLEFDDFF, encoded by the coding sequence ATGAACGATAGGCGCCCAATTGAGGTTTCTTTCCCCATAGAAGAAGTCAACACAATCGCTGAACGCGAAGCACACGCCAAACGCTACTACCGGCCAGTGTACACAATGCACAAATGGTGGGCCAGGCGCCTCGGCTCAGTCTTCAGGACTATGCTAATCTACGCGCTGGCTGACGAGGATATGAATGTAGCAGGGCTACGCCAGGCCACGTTTGCTGAAAACAACGGGCTCCCAGAGGTAGACTGGGACAGTCCGGACTCTCTCTGGGAGTACTATCTTGAAGATCTCGACTTTGACGGAAAAACTGTCCTTGACCCGTTCATGGGTGGTGGGACGACTATTGTAGAGTCTCTCAGGATGGGCTGCAATGCGATTGGGAGTGAGTTGAACCCAGTCGCATGGTTCGTTGTTAAGAAGGAGGTTGAACCAGTTAACCTCGACGAACTTGATTCGGCCTATAATAAACTCGAAGAAGACGTTGGACAAGAGATTCAAGATTACTATAGAACGGAATGTCCGCACTGCGATGAACACGCAGATGCAATGTACTACTTCTGGGTCGATGAACTGCCCTGTAGAAACTGTGGAGAAAATGTTCCCTTATTCAAAGACTACAGGTTAGCAAACGCTCGATCCTCCAAAGATAGTTTTTACCACGTTGTGTGTCCCGACTGTTGGAACGTCCACACGACGGACGACTATAGGACAGAGACAAGCTGCCCAGATTGTACTCACGAGTACACACCTAGCGATGCGGGGCATGTTTCCCGTGGTAAATACACATGCCCTCATTGCGACGAACACCCTGAAATGTCCATTATCGAGAGTGTCAAGCGGTTTGGACGAGCTGAAAAATCTCTCTTTGCGGTCGAATACTATTGCCCTGAAACAGAAAAGAAAGGATACAAGTCCGTAACTGAATTCGATCGAGAATTGTTCGAGGCAGCAGAAGAAGAGCTTGGAGAAAAAATGGACTCGTTGCCCATCCCAACAACAGAGCGTTACCGAGGTAGCTCCGATCGGGCACGGAACCATGGCTATGAGCGATACGATCAGATGTTCAATGATCGACAGTTGCTCTGTCTCGGGAAGCTCCTTGATGGTATTTCACAGATTGAAGATCAGAATGTGAAGGAATTCCTCCTATTGGCGTTCTCAGACACGACAACATTCAATAATATGTTCTGTGAGTACCACACCTCTGCGAACAAGATTCAGGGGATGTACAAACGCCACACCATCACTGCACGGCACACCCCTGTCGAGAACAACGTGTGGGGCACCGATGCGGGGGCCGCTACGTTTAGTACCGAATTTGAAAAGATGCGAGCAGGCAAAGAATTCTGTCTGAACCCGTATGAAAAGTACGTTGAGGATGGGGAAACAAAGCAACGGGATGGTGTGGGGAAAATTGAGGGGTTCGTGACAGACAATCCAGACAAAATAGGCGAGCCTGTTGGGGATAGTACTGATGCCACCTATAATGTACATCTCCGTTGTGGTACCTCAGAATACCTCCCGATAGACGACAACAGCGTTGACGCTGTCATTACTGATCCGCCCTACTTTGACAATGTGATGTACTCGGAGACGGCGGACTTCTACTATGTCTGGCTCAAGCAGGTGCTCGAGGATGAGTACGAGCACTTTACCGCAGACCTCACGCCGAAAGCGAGTGAAATCGTGAGTGACCCGGCAGGCGAAGATAGCGTTGACACGTACCGAGACAAAGACCACTTTGTCACTGGGCTCACTAACGTCTTTGACCAGGCCAATCAGAAGCTCAAGGAGGGTGGAATTATGGCGTTCACCTTCCATCATAAAGAGACTGAGGGTTGGAGTACCGTGCTCCAGTCTGTTCTCGATGCTGGGTTCTACGTCACGGCACTCTATCCGATTCGTGGTGAAATGCGCGGGAGCACCCACATCCACGACAAGGCAAACATTGAGTACGACATGATCGTGGTGTGTCGAGACCGGGAAGAGCAACCCGAGGAAGTGAGCTGGCGTTCGATCGAGGATGACATCTACTTCCGAGCGAGTCAAGAGATCGAGCGCCTCGAACAGAGCGGTTCTCGGCTCACACAAGGGGACATCTTTGCGGTCACAATGGGCAAGTGCTTGGAGGTGTTCTCACAGCACTACCCGAGCGTCACCCACAAGGGTGGTACGATGTCGGTGGAGAAGGCTCTCGAAACCATCCGTGGCATCGTCGATGAGCAGCTCATGGAGGAACGTGTCCAAATCCTCGGTGATGAAATGGACACTCTGAGTGCAATCTACCTCACCTACGTTCTCGGGCGAGGTGGCAGCATCTCGTACAATGCGCTCAACAAAGATCTTCGAACCCGTGGAATCGACGTGGCTGAACTTGTCCGTGAAGGACTCCTAGAACAAGAAGGTGATTCACTTAATGTACTCGGGCCGCTCAGGCGCGCTGAGCGCATCGAGAACAAGAGGAATCCCCTTGCAATCGACAAAGCCCACTACCTCCGTTACTTGTTTGAGGCGGACAAGCTCTCACAGCAATTTGGTAAGTGGACCGACGAGGGTGCTATTGCAGCACTTCGGCGACTAGCCGATATAGAAAACGACGACGAGTACGCGAACATCGCGGACTACGTGGCTGAACGTACGGACACTCAGTTGGAGTTCGACGACTTCTTCTGA